The following proteins come from a genomic window of Methanospirillum lacunae:
- the mtrH gene encoding tetrahydromethanopterin S-methyltransferase subunit H, producing MFMFEKEQTVLDFNGHKIGGQPGEYPRVLGASIFYNKHETVLDEHTGKIDKAKAEALWNRCLELYDATGNWYFCQIIAEYGEAFESYFSWFTEIDDEFPFLMDSSAPSALAHACKYVTEVGIADRAVYNSINGSIGPENIEAIKKSDVDAAIVLAFNPGDASVRGREKVLTDGGVAGQEKSMIAIAEEAGIKRPILDTAATPLGLGSGGSFREILACKAIHGLPTGGAYHNMTVSWTWLKRWRKNGILDRYKDAGVLLEQMGHHHFGGVEGIRQAAWSAPDIGCNIMAGTLGADLLMFGPIENCEAAATSMAFTDIVLAETLRELGGDIKEPNHPINKLV from the coding sequence ATGTTCATGTTTGAGAAGGAACAGACGGTCCTTGACTTCAACGGTCACAAGATCGGAGGACAGCCTGGAGAATACCCACGCGTGCTTGGTGCATCCATATTCTATAACAAGCACGAAACCGTGCTCGACGAGCACACCGGCAAGATTGACAAGGCTAAAGCAGAGGCTCTCTGGAACAGGTGTCTCGAGCTCTACGACGCTACCGGCAACTGGTACTTCTGCCAGATCATCGCCGAGTACGGCGAGGCATTCGAGAGCTACTTCAGCTGGTTCACCGAGATCGATGATGAGTTCCCATTCCTGATGGACTCCTCTGCACCTTCTGCACTTGCACATGCATGCAAGTACGTTACCGAAGTCGGTATCGCAGACCGTGCAGTCTACAACTCTATCAACGGTTCAATCGGACCAGAGAACATCGAGGCTATCAAGAAGTCCGATGTCGATGCAGCAATCGTTCTCGCATTCAACCCCGGTGACGCAAGTGTCCGTGGTCGTGAGAAGGTGCTGACTGATGGTGGTGTTGCAGGTCAGGAGAAATCCATGATTGCAATTGCCGAGGAAGCAGGTATCAAACGCCCAATCCTCGACACAGCAGCAACCCCGCTCGGTCTCGGTTCTGGTGGCTCATTCCGTGAGATCCTTGCATGCAAGGCAATCCACGGTCTGCCAACCGGTGGTGCATACCACAACATGACCGTGTCCTGGACCTGGCTCAAGCGCTGGAGAAAGAACGGTATTCTTGACCGGTACAAAGATGCAGGCGTACTGCTTGAACAGATGGGCCACCACCACTTCGGCGGTGTTGAGGGTATCCGTCAGGCAGCCTGGTCCGCACCAGATATCGGATGTAACATTATGGCAGGAACGCTCGGTGCAGATCTGCTTATGTTCGGTCCAATCGAGAACTGTGAAGCCGCTGCAACCTCAATGGCATTCACTGATATCGTTCTCGCCGAGACCCTCCGTGAACTTGGTGGCGACATCAAAGAGCCAAACCACCCAATCAACAAGCTGGTATAA
- the cysS gene encoding cysteine--tRNA ligase: MNLYSTLTRSVEPFETLYPDRVSLFVCGPTVYDYSHLGHARTYVVFDVLAKYLRSTGKEVFYLQNITDVDDKVIDRSVREQVSQAYLSRMFEREYLNDMQSLGIDAVSYYARATTHIPEIINQIERLVRKGVAYGTETGVYFDIDTFERNGELSGQKRDNRVSRVKDTTKHNPEDFALWKIGEYGEYTWDSPWGRGRPGWHIEDTAISEKYFGQQYDIHGGGLDLIFPHHEAEIAQMESLEGKHPMVRYWLHTGYLTVEGEKMSKSLGNFVTIRDALKRWSKDVLRYYILLSHYRSPLQATDEGLANAEKALEHIRAVAIKDNGVSIEGRKAFVDAMNADLNTPMALAAIQSLAAEGDLTALVEYGKILGINFLRENSVPLTILQEIRAELRARKQFELADLIREKMVGSGITITDPPL; the protein is encoded by the coding sequence TTGAATTTATACAGCACACTCACGCGATCTGTTGAGCCTTTTGAGACATTGTATCCAGACCGGGTTTCACTGTTTGTCTGTGGTCCGACAGTGTATGACTACTCTCATCTGGGCCATGCAAGAACGTATGTCGTCTTTGATGTGCTGGCTAAATATCTCCGTTCAACCGGAAAAGAGGTATTTTATCTGCAGAATATCACCGATGTCGATGATAAGGTCATTGATCGTTCTGTTCGCGAACAGGTGTCCCAGGCATATCTGTCACGAATGTTTGAGCGTGAATATCTCAACGACATGCAGTCACTTGGCATCGATGCTGTAAGTTACTACGCCCGGGCAACAACCCACATTCCTGAAATAATCAACCAGATTGAACGGTTGGTTCGAAAAGGAGTTGCTTACGGTACTGAAACCGGAGTTTACTTTGATATCGATACATTTGAACGGAATGGTGAGTTGTCAGGACAGAAGCGGGATAACCGGGTAAGTCGTGTTAAAGACACTACCAAGCACAATCCTGAAGATTTTGCTCTCTGGAAGATTGGGGAGTATGGAGAATACACATGGGATTCTCCCTGGGGAAGAGGCAGGCCTGGCTGGCATATCGAAGATACTGCAATATCAGAAAAGTACTTTGGTCAGCAGTATGACATTCATGGAGGAGGCCTTGACCTCATCTTTCCTCATCATGAGGCTGAAATTGCCCAAATGGAATCCCTTGAGGGAAAGCACCCCATGGTCAGATACTGGCTCCACACCGGTTATCTCACCGTTGAAGGGGAAAAGATGTCTAAATCACTGGGCAATTTTGTTACGATAAGGGATGCCCTGAAAAGATGGAGTAAAGATGTATTGCGATATTATATTCTCCTCTCTCATTATCGTTCCCCGCTGCAGGCGACTGACGAAGGCCTAGCAAACGCTGAAAAGGCCCTTGAACATATCCGGGCAGTAGCTATCAAAGATAACGGTGTTTCCATTGAAGGAAGGAAGGCATTTGTTGATGCAATGAATGCAGATCTCAATACGCCAATGGCACTTGCAGCAATCCAGTCTCTTGCAGCGGAAGGGGATCTCACTGCGCTTGTTGAATATGGTAAAATTCTAGGAATTAACTTTTTGCGGGAAAACAGTGTTCCGCTCACAATATTACAGGAGATCAGGGCAGAACTGAGAGCACGGAAACAATTCGAACTAGCAGATCTTATCCGAGAAAAGATGGTTGGTTCGGGAATTACTATTACTGATCCCCCTTTGTAA
- a CDS encoding MBL fold metallo-hydrolase — MEIIQGIHQIEAGKTVDFGFYTNCFLIEQDGLILIDTGLPGNTEKILSYITGTIHLDPQDIHTIILTHYHQDHTGNIIELQQITGAKIAIHIADAKLLSDQIKQNFQQKEIKSEEEILNKEKFLNFTPDILLNDGEIIAGMQCIHVLGHTPGNVAFFDSKRKILFCGDTIFGIDGKVDIPQGIQERMKTMGTLDITRESMKKLRALDYNILLFGHGDPILENASNIVNKFINIF, encoded by the coding sequence ATGGAAATTATTCAGGGAATTCATCAAATAGAAGCAGGAAAGACAGTTGATTTTGGTTTTTACACAAATTGTTTTCTTATTGAGCAGGATGGACTGATTCTTATTGATACAGGTCTTCCTGGAAACACAGAGAAAATTCTTTCATATATCACCGGGACTATTCACTTGGATCCGCAAGATATCCATACCATTATCCTCACTCATTACCACCAGGATCATACAGGCAATATAATCGAATTACAGCAGATAACTGGAGCTAAAATAGCTATTCATATAGCAGATGCTAAACTGTTATCTGATCAAATAAAACAGAATTTTCAACAAAAAGAAATAAAATCTGAAGAGGAGATTTTGAATAAGGAGAAATTCTTAAACTTTACTCCGGATATCCTTTTGAATGATGGCGAAATAATTGCAGGGATGCAATGTATTCACGTACTAGGCCATACGCCCGGAAATGTTGCTTTTTTTGACTCAAAACGTAAGATACTCTTCTGTGGAGATACCATCTTTGGAATAGATGGAAAAGTGGATATTCCACAGGGAATACAGGAGAGAATGAAAACCATGGGAACGCTAGACATTACAAGGGAATCAATGAAAAAATTACGTGCATTAGATTACAATATTCTTTTATTTGGTCATGGAGATCCCATTTTGGAAAATGCTTCCAATATTGTAAACAAATTTATTAATATATTCTAA
- the mtrC gene encoding tetrahydromethanopterin S-methyltransferase subunit MtrC, with translation MTAKMEASEGKMPHNKLLTYGLVIAVVGTYLTYLNVLTGVAVFSFFGGIAAVAAIWWGSDTIKHLCSYGLGTGVPSAGMIAFGSGAIAMIVGTKFGIASPIVTVILAAILGAVIGYTANNIINMNIPVMIMSLMELAIVGALTMLGFASMATGSFEFNQLIIGSMSLSVENAGAAAGGAQTFLVTAIPQYGNSLIGGAALAVIFFLGALALQHPFNACLGPNESQDRTLMLALSCGFLSMIVVAVISLVFLGLLAGVINLVISLIAWFYCYKTYIDLSKRDAYAWLDSKPIIEVGGDQ, from the coding sequence ATGACAGCAAAAATGGAAGCATCAGAAGGTAAAATGCCTCACAACAAGCTGTTGACCTATGGACTGGTCATCGCTGTCGTAGGCACATACCTCACCTATCTCAACGTACTCACCGGCGTTGCGGTATTCTCCTTCTTCGGAGGAATTGCTGCAGTCGCCGCCATCTGGTGGGGTTCTGACACGATCAAGCACCTCTGCAGTTACGGTCTTGGAACCGGTGTTCCGTCAGCAGGTATGATCGCATTCGGTTCCGGGGCAATCGCCATGATTGTCGGTACCAAGTTCGGCATTGCATCGCCGATTGTAACCGTTATCCTGGCAGCAATTCTCGGAGCAGTCATCGGATACACCGCTAATAACATCATCAACATGAACATCCCGGTGATGATCATGTCCCTGATGGAACTTGCAATTGTCGGTGCACTGACAATGCTCGGGTTTGCATCAATGGCAACCGGTTCGTTTGAGTTCAACCAGCTGATCATCGGAAGCATGTCCCTTTCAGTAGAGAATGCCGGAGCAGCAGCAGGTGGGGCACAGACTTTCCTTGTCACTGCAATCCCACAGTACGGAAACTCCCTTATTGGTGGTGCAGCACTCGCAGTGATCTTCTTCCTCGGTGCACTCGCACTCCAGCACCCATTCAACGCCTGCCTTGGTCCGAATGAGTCACAGGACCGCACGCTTATGCTTGCACTCTCCTGTGGATTCCTCTCTATGATCGTCGTAGCCGTCATCTCACTTGTGTTCCTTGGACTCCTTGCAGGAGTAATCAACCTGGTCATCTCACTGATCGCCTGGTTCTACTGCTACAAGACATACATCGACCTCTCCAAGCGTGACGCCTATGCATGGCTTGATTCAAAGCCAATCATTGAGGTCGGAGGTGACCAGTAA
- a CDS encoding tetrahydromethanopterin S-methyltransferase subunit F: protein MADDEKKAGPVRMAAIEAMVSDIKYKGQILARTNKLESGAMDSGLIGFAIGLAVALLMVVPVLLGVL from the coding sequence ATGGCAGACGACGAGAAGAAAGCAGGCCCGGTCAGAATGGCAGCAATCGAGGCCATGGTCTCTGATATCAAATACAAGGGTCAGATCCTTGCACGAACAAACAAACTCGAATCTGGTGCTATGGACTCCGGTCTTATCGGGTTTGCCATCGGTCTTGCAGTAGCACTTCTGATGGTTGTTCCAGTCCTTCTGGGGGTACTGTAA
- a CDS encoding FmdE family protein: MCSNDSTKPDQQPEYASFQDAAEFHGHVCIGLSSGYQVAIAAMKALGVTRPHDEELVAIAETDACGVDAIQVVTGCTAGKGNLIIHDYGKHVFTFYCRESGKAVRAMTCLEEFMPRDPEAEGLRTRVFSGKATEEEKARFHAMTENASKAILDAPPEKVVKLEFIQMEPPKKARIFTSIPCGCCGEMVADAKTREHEGKRICMPCFLKLNQ; the protein is encoded by the coding sequence ATGTGTTCAAACGATTCAACAAAACCAGACCAGCAGCCTGAATACGCATCATTTCAAGATGCTGCAGAGTTTCACGGCCACGTATGCATCGGCCTTTCAAGCGGGTATCAGGTTGCAATTGCAGCAATGAAGGCACTTGGTGTTACAAGACCCCATGACGAAGAACTCGTTGCCATCGCAGAGACAGACGCCTGCGGAGTTGATGCCATCCAGGTGGTCACCGGATGCACTGCAGGAAAAGGAAACCTGATCATCCATGACTACGGCAAACATGTATTCACCTTTTACTGCCGGGAAAGTGGCAAAGCCGTACGGGCTATGACCTGCCTTGAAGAGTTCATGCCGAGAGACCCCGAAGCCGAAGGACTCAGGACCCGAGTATTTTCAGGAAAAGCAACTGAAGAAGAAAAAGCAAGGTTTCATGCAATGACTGAAAATGCTTCAAAAGCCATTCTTGATGCTCCACCTGAAAAAGTAGTAAAACTGGAGTTCATTCAGATGGAACCTCCAAAAAAGGCACGAATTTTTACCTCAATCCCATGTGGATGTTGTGGAGAGATGGTTGCAGATGCAAAGACCCGGGAACATGAAGGGAAACGAATCTGCATGCCGTGTTTCCTGAAATTAAATCAATAA
- the mtrD gene encoding tetrahydromethanopterin S-methyltransferase subunit D, giving the protein MSALGGKAAGGDSINPVGTVVGLVIILVSIGITAVLGSSLVIPLIGIIVGGALIAFGVHFVPVGGAPAAMGQAPGIATGVAMLAAGAGLAGLFGGAWAFETTGDFLISIIGGAVGGGLMMAITCLMVNATYVFAMGIPAASGKIAKDPITGDTFPEYKSQGTEGHGLPFISFVGGVIGGLIAGLGGTIIYIELLDAYSTGLATLMQAKPEAIAPLAISLAGIFAIGFFLVNAVLAAYNITGTIEGPHDPKFKRVPRAIIGCAVASAFCGLISLLLVTNIGM; this is encoded by the coding sequence ATGAGTGCACTCGGAGGAAAGGCAGCTGGTGGCGACAGCATCAACCCTGTTGGAACCGTTGTCGGTCTAGTTATCATTCTGGTTTCAATTGGAATTACCGCTGTACTCGGTTCATCCCTCGTTATTCCCCTCATCGGGATTATCGTCGGTGGTGCACTGATTGCATTCGGTGTTCACTTCGTCCCTGTCGGTGGAGCACCGGCAGCAATGGGTCAGGCACCAGGTATCGCAACTGGTGTGGCAATGCTCGCAGCAGGTGCCGGTCTTGCCGGTCTGTTCGGTGGGGCATGGGCATTTGAGACCACTGGCGACTTCTTAATCTCCATCATCGGAGGAGCAGTCGGCGGTGGCCTTATGATGGCAATCACCTGTTTGATGGTGAACGCAACCTATGTCTTTGCCATGGGTATTCCTGCAGCATCTGGAAAGATCGCAAAGGACCCAATCACTGGTGACACCTTCCCAGAATACAAATCCCAGGGAACTGAGGGACACGGTCTGCCATTCATCTCCTTTGTTGGTGGTGTAATTGGTGGACTTATCGCTGGTCTTGGAGGAACGATCATCTATATCGAACTTCTGGATGCATACAGCACTGGTCTCGCAACCCTTATGCAGGCAAAACCAGAAGCAATTGCTCCACTTGCAATATCTCTTGCAGGAATCTTTGCAATTGGATTCTTCCTGGTCAACGCAGTGCTCGCAGCATACAACATCACCGGTACCATCGAAGGACCACATGACCCCAAATTCAAGCGGGTTCCCCGTGCAATCATCGGTTGTGCCGTTGCATCTGCATTCTGTGGTCTCATCTCACTGCTGCTGGTGACCAACATCGGAATGTGA
- the cysE gene encoding serine O-acetyltransferase yields the protein MIGAQIREDISSILQKDPAARSRIEILFCYPGLHALTIHRVAHRLWLREHRLAARFLSHISRFFTGIEIHPGATIGRRVVIDHGMGVVIGETAEVGDEVLLYMGVVLGGTTLTKVKRHPTLGKGVVIGSGAAVLGPVTLGDYAKVGAGAVVVRDVPPGATVVGVPGRIAGLKRHPTQDDIRDNEMPDPTLRVISRMLERQSSLEEKIQKLEKDLVCIRQQAPVTPISDREAEIWAALRQIIDPEIGHNIVDVGLIKLVEITEEDVNVEMSLNTESCPLLEYLVNQVENRLKLIEWVRIVKVEVIHDPWESETCQNTLIHYNEKSEGEKQPEDFEMLNQNHPPSVG from the coding sequence ATGATTGGTGCACAAATCAGGGAAGATATTAGTAGTATCCTACAGAAAGATCCTGCAGCACGGAGCAGAATTGAAATATTATTTTGCTACCCGGGTCTACATGCCCTAACAATACACAGGGTGGCTCACAGGCTCTGGTTAAGAGAACACCGGCTTGCTGCACGCTTTCTCTCTCATATTTCCAGATTTTTTACAGGTATTGAAATCCATCCGGGAGCAACAATAGGAAGACGAGTTGTTATCGATCATGGTATGGGGGTTGTTATCGGAGAGACTGCAGAAGTTGGTGATGAAGTACTACTTTACATGGGAGTTGTTCTGGGTGGGACAACATTAACTAAAGTTAAAAGGCATCCAACTCTTGGAAAAGGTGTTGTTATCGGTTCGGGTGCTGCAGTTCTTGGCCCGGTGACTCTTGGTGATTATGCAAAGGTTGGGGCAGGTGCTGTTGTTGTCAGGGATGTTCCACCAGGTGCTACAGTTGTCGGTGTTCCAGGAAGAATTGCCGGACTCAAGAGACACCCTACTCAGGATGATATCAGGGATAATGAAATGCCTGATCCCACACTCCGGGTTATCAGCAGAATGCTTGAACGCCAGAGTTCACTTGAGGAGAAGATCCAAAAACTTGAGAAGGATCTGGTCTGTATCAGACAACAGGCACCTGTTACTCCGATATCAGATCGTGAAGCCGAAATCTGGGCAGCACTCAGACAGATCATTGATCCTGAGATCGGTCATAATATTGTCGATGTGGGTCTGATAAAATTGGTGGAGATAACCGAGGAAGATGTTAATGTTGAAATGTCACTCAATACCGAGTCATGTCCACTACTTGAATACCTGGTAAATCAGGTAGAAAACAGGCTTAAACTCATCGAATGGGTTCGTATTGTCAAGGTAGAAGTAATTCATGACCCTTGGGAATCTGAAACTTGCCAGAATACATTAATTCATTACAATGAAAAATCTGAAGGTGAGAAACAACCTGAAGATTTCGAAATGTTAAACCAGAACCATCCTCCTTCAGTTGGATGA
- the mtrB gene encoding tetrahydromethanopterin S-methyltransferase subunit MtrB has protein sequence MTWVPVLPEFGLGCDVFAGFVSQQGESLAPIIAQVDKLDKTADDIVGMLSGEGNFLESFPHREKSLVYAGAITSLWYGLAVGLLLAGVIVLALLK, from the coding sequence ATGACCTGGGTCCCAGTACTGCCCGAGTTTGGTCTCGGATGTGACGTGTTCGCAGGTTTTGTCTCCCAGCAGGGTGAGTCACTTGCACCCATCATTGCACAGGTTGACAAACTGGACAAGACTGCTGATGATATCGTTGGAATGCTCTCCGGAGAAGGTAACTTCCTTGAGTCATTCCCACACCGTGAGAAGTCCCTCGTATATGCAGGAGCCATTACCTCTCTGTGGTATGGGCTTGCAGTCGGACTTCTGCTGGCAGGTGTCATCGTACTGGCCTTATTGAAGTGA
- the mtrA gene encoding tetrahydromethanopterin S-methyltransferase subunit A, with amino-acid sequence MADKGDAASGWPIVQGDFHTGDVKSPVAVITMGSHLDEQAICNAGAAIAGSCKTENLGLEKVIANVISNPNIRFVLTCGTEVKGHLSGQSLIALHKDGVNGGKIVGSKGAIPFIENLTADNIKRFQEQVEIVDIMEAEDIGAISAKINELKARDPGVFPGGPMVVEIKEEGGGGAAVAATANPQFLEIEAKLDAIETKLEFVNGEMTQRVGRKVGRDIGILYGIVAGLMTYVIVTELLPKLLHLIAK; translated from the coding sequence ATGGCAGACAAGGGAGACGCAGCATCTGGCTGGCCAATCGTACAGGGTGATTTCCATACCGGTGACGTAAAAAGTCCGGTTGCAGTTATCACCATGGGTTCACACCTTGACGAGCAGGCAATCTGCAATGCAGGAGCTGCAATCGCCGGATCCTGTAAGACCGAGAACCTCGGACTTGAAAAGGTAATTGCAAACGTCATTTCAAACCCGAACATCAGGTTTGTCCTGACCTGTGGTACTGAAGTGAAGGGTCACCTTTCCGGTCAGAGTCTTATCGCTCTGCACAAGGACGGAGTTAACGGCGGAAAGATCGTCGGCTCCAAGGGTGCTATTCCGTTCATCGAGAACCTCACTGCAGACAACATCAAGCGGTTCCAGGAGCAGGTTGAGATCGTTGATATCATGGAGGCCGAGGATATCGGCGCTATCTCCGCAAAGATCAACGAACTTAAAGCACGTGACCCAGGGGTATTCCCAGGCGGACCAATGGTCGTTGAGATCAAGGAAGAAGGGGGAGGCGGAGCCGCTGTAGCAGCCACTGCAAATCCACAATTCCTTGAGATCGAGGCAAAACTCGATGCAATCGAGACGAAACTTGAGTTCGTTAACGGAGAAATGACCCAGCGTGTAGGCCGCAAGGTCGGACGTGATATCGGTATTCTGTACGGTATCGTTGCAGGTCTGATGACATATGTCATTGTGACAGAATTACTGCCAAAACTGCTTCATTTGATCGCAAAATAA
- the mtrA gene encoding tetrahydromethanopterin S-methyltransferase subunit A, giving the protein MANKKSPASGWPIVQGDFHTGDPQSPVAVVTMGSHLDEQAICNAGAAIAGSCKTENLGLEKVIANIISNPNIRYVLTCGTEVKGHLSGQSLIALHQSGITGGKIVGSKGAIPFIENLSAENIKRFQDQVEMVDIMEAEDIGAISAKINELKAKDPGAFDAEAMIVEIKDESGGSGDAEGAEVRPMSAEVALIHARMKTIQMLVTDIGYQDKFAAGVYGGKVEGLMIGLIVSFVIVGLLLMGHGVA; this is encoded by the coding sequence ATGGCAAACAAAAAATCACCGGCCAGTGGCTGGCCGATTGTTCAGGGTGACTTCCACACAGGAGATCCCCAGAGCCCGGTCGCAGTCGTGACCATGGGTTCACACCTTGACGAGCAGGCGATCTGTAATGCAGGAGCGGCAATCGCCGGATCCTGTAAGACCGAGAACCTCGGACTTGAGAAAGTTATTGCAAATATCATCTCAAATCCGAACATCAGATACGTACTCACCTGCGGTACTGAAGTCAAGGGTCACCTCTCAGGACAGAGTCTTATCGCTCTGCACCAGAGTGGTATTACCGGCGGTAAAATCGTCGGATCCAAAGGCGCTATTCCGTTCATCGAGAACCTGTCCGCTGAGAATATCAAGCGGTTCCAGGATCAGGTTGAGATGGTCGATATCATGGAAGCAGAAGATATCGGTGCCATTTCAGCAAAAATCAATGAACTCAAGGCCAAAGATCCAGGCGCATTTGACGCTGAGGCAATGATCGTTGAGATCAAGGATGAAAGCGGCGGAAGTGGCGACGCGGAAGGAGCAGAAGTCCGTCCGATGTCTGCTGAAGTTGCACTCATTCACGCCCGGATGAAGACCATCCAGATGCTCGTTACCGACATTGGATACCAGGACAAATTTGCAGCTGGTGTCTATGGAGGAAAAGTCGAGGGTCTGATGATCGGTCTCATCGTCTCGTTTGTGATTGTCGGACTCCTTCTCATGGGACACGGGGTGGCATAA
- the mtrE gene encoding tetrahydromethanopterin S-methyltransferase subunit E, whose translation MEEIVLGIGITALAGALATVAGAAEDTESDIGSQGDPNSQVQLAPQMGYIHRIFNKAVSGEPPAYGLWCAIGAGVAWAFLQLNYNPALAIILGSIVAVFVQGIYCTSGYLGRTASLAKFKQPVYIDILKSLTSVTMAHAFVAIFCTTAVCYLMSAALHHPFALPLLGLIWGIALGAAGSASGNPFYGKERQYQNQKFGAGVPISASGNIVRYAEAGQRSSLDNGWFTTKFAGPASGICFGLIVFLELWRTVLFEKALAGWGAVIAGIVLILVFTFIDRWIEVWGRKTYGPYTEPEETSS comes from the coding sequence ATGGAAGAGATTGTATTAGGCATTGGTATTACTGCATTGGCGGGAGCACTTGCCACAGTTGCCGGTGCTGCGGAAGATACTGAATCTGATATCGGATCACAGGGTGACCCGAACTCACAGGTTCAGCTCGCTCCGCAGATGGGATATATCCACCGCATCTTCAACAAGGCAGTCTCCGGTGAGCCACCAGCATACGGGCTTTGGTGTGCCATTGGAGCTGGAGTGGCCTGGGCTTTCTTGCAGCTTAACTACAACCCGGCTCTTGCTATCATCCTTGGTTCAATAGTTGCGGTGTTTGTTCAGGGTATCTACTGTACATCAGGTTACCTCGGACGTACCGCAAGTCTGGCCAAGTTCAAGCAGCCGGTCTATATCGACATTCTGAAGTCTTTGACTTCAGTGACGATGGCTCATGCGTTTGTCGCGATATTTTGTACCACAGCAGTGTGTTACCTGATGTCGGCAGCGTTGCACCACCCGTTCGCACTTCCGCTCCTCGGTCTTATCTGGGGTATAGCGCTTGGTGCAGCAGGGTCAGCATCAGGAAACCCGTTCTACGGAAAGGAACGCCAGTACCAGAACCAGAAGTTCGGAGCTGGTGTTCCAATCTCTGCATCCGGTAACATTGTCCGGTATGCAGAAGCAGGTCAGCGGTCTTCCCTTGACAACGGATGGTTTACCACCAAGTTTGCCGGTCCGGCATCAGGGATCTGTTTTGGTCTGATTGTGTTCCTTGAACTCTGGCGTACCGTTCTCTTTGAGAAGGCACTAGCCGGATGGGGAGCAGTCATCGCAGGAATCGTTCTTATTCTGGTCTTCACATTCATCGATCGCTGGATTGAAGTCTGGGGACGCAAGACCTACGGACCATACACTGAACCAGAGGAGACTTCATCATGA
- the cysK gene encoding cysteine synthase A — protein MGRIYNDITKTIGNTPLIRLNRITKGLNTQTFPPTILVKQESRNPLGSVKDRIGVALIEAAERDGLIKPGTTIIEPTSGNTGVALAFVAAAKGYRLILVMPESFSIERRKLFKALGAELILSPATEGMTGAVNLAEKIHSEHPDSYLVPQQFKNPANPEIHRRTTAEEIWNDTDGQVDIVVAGAGTGGTITGIASVLKSRKASFRAIAVEAAASPVISGGKPGKHKIQGISPGFVPDVLGVNLLDQVIQITDEEAYEYARRLASEEGILAGPSSGAAVAAAMKLGSLPENAGKLIVAILPDTGERYLSTDLFEYSE, from the coding sequence ATGGGACGAATTTACAATGATATTACCAAAACGATAGGAAATACCCCACTTATCCGCCTTAACCGTATAACCAAGGGATTAAACACACAGACATTTCCACCAACAATCCTGGTAAAACAGGAGTCACGAAACCCTCTCGGGAGTGTGAAGGACAGGATAGGCGTTGCCCTGATCGAGGCAGCAGAACGAGATGGTCTCATTAAACCGGGAACGACAATTATTGAGCCCACAAGTGGGAATACCGGGGTTGCACTGGCATTTGTTGCTGCTGCCAAAGGGTACCGCCTGATCCTCGTGATGCCAGAATCATTCAGTATTGAGAGGAGGAAACTTTTCAAGGCACTTGGAGCAGAACTTATCCTCTCCCCGGCGACAGAGGGTATGACTGGTGCAGTAAACCTCGCTGAAAAGATTCATAGTGAGCACCCTGACAGTTATCTTGTCCCGCAACAATTCAAAAATCCAGCAAATCCGGAGATCCACCGGAGAACAACAGCAGAAGAGATCTGGAATGACACAGACGGGCAGGTTGACATCGTTGTTGCGGGAGCAGGAACAGGGGGAACCATCACTGGCATTGCTTCTGTATTAAAGTCCAGAAAGGCATCATTCAGGGCAATCGCTGTGGAAGCTGCAGCATCTCCCGTAATCTCGGGTGGAAAACCAGGAAAGCACAAGATCCAGGGTATAAGCCCGGGGTTTGTTCCAGATGTTCTTGGTGTGAATCTGCTTGACCAGGTAATTCAGATCACAGATGAAGAGGCCTACGAGTATGCACGACGACTAGCATCAGAAGAAGGAATTCTTGCAGGGCCATCATCGGGTGCAGCAGTGGCAGCAGCAATGAAACTCGGATCTCTTCCGGAAAACGCCGGAAAGCTGATTGTTGCCATCCTCCCGGACACGGGAGAACGGTATCTCTCAACAGATCTCTTTGAATATTCAGAATAG